From Leptolyngbya sp. 'hensonii', the proteins below share one genomic window:
- a CDS encoding ABC transporter ATP-binding protein — MSPSTFILKFIQRYPSQVLSTIILGFSGAVFNGVSTTLIVPILLSFLGQTVDLKGAPPLIEKIINPFQGWPEDQRLPLLLGAVVLLIILKNLASYLSVLMSGYLTRSMTRDLRKKGVKILLEVDLSFYVNNRIGDLTNRLGGEVARTATAVSTFIKLIITGITILVFLVLLLSISWQLTLASTLVLGFVVLINQSIISRAKAFGQQLSDASRLYSIGILEILNGIRLVKAVCNEEKEYEHLKQLIDQREKIDFQSQANSAAIGPLNEVASIIALIAIVLIGRIFFASNLQTFSALLLTYLLVLFRLLPFVSQLNTQRGQFANAAAGLVVVYDLLRRDDKPFMVNGSASFKSMQEGIRFNRLSFAYPGSAEPVLKEVDLFLPKGTTLAIVGASGAGKSTLADLLARFYDPTAGSIAIDGQDLREFDLHSLREAMGIVSQDTFLFNDSLRNNIAYGRAGTTETEVITALKRANLYDFVEQLPQGLDTTIGDRGVMLSGGQRQRIAIARALLKNPEILILDEATSALDTVSEQMVQAAIDNLSRDRTTLVIAHRLSTVQRANQIAVLDKGQVVEVGTHEELLQQGSYYKRLYAIQFAAEAQIPIPKSTIPTETLTNASYQVRNYMNSVLGYFNLVSSGMVEDQEERFELTEEAYQATIELLKTLEVIEKSIKN, encoded by the coding sequence ATGTCTCCCAGCACATTTATCCTCAAATTTATTCAGCGTTATCCGTCTCAGGTGCTTTCAACCATTATTTTAGGGTTTTCAGGCGCTGTTTTTAATGGGGTTAGCACAACATTAATTGTCCCTATTTTACTGAGCTTTCTGGGGCAGACGGTTGACCTGAAGGGGGCTCCACCCCTAATTGAAAAAATAATCAATCCCTTTCAGGGATGGCCAGAAGATCAGCGACTACCGCTCCTTTTAGGGGCAGTTGTGCTGTTGATTATTCTCAAAAACCTGGCCAGTTATTTAAGTGTTCTGATGTCAGGATATCTGACCCGATCGATGACGAGAGATCTCCGAAAGAAGGGGGTCAAAATCTTATTAGAAGTTGATCTGAGCTTCTATGTGAATAATAGAATCGGAGATTTAACGAACCGATTGGGCGGAGAAGTCGCCAGAACTGCAACGGCTGTTAGCACCTTTATTAAGCTCATTATTACTGGAATTACAATCCTGGTTTTTCTGGTACTTTTACTATCGATTTCCTGGCAGCTAACCCTGGCCTCGACATTGGTACTTGGCTTTGTCGTCCTAATTAATCAATCGATTATTTCCCGAGCTAAGGCCTTTGGTCAACAGCTTTCTGATGCTTCCAGACTTTATTCTATTGGCATCCTGGAGATTCTGAATGGGATTCGATTAGTCAAAGCTGTTTGCAATGAGGAAAAAGAATATGAGCACCTTAAGCAGTTAATTGATCAACGGGAGAAGATTGACTTTCAATCTCAGGCAAATTCTGCGGCGATCGGTCCCCTGAATGAAGTAGCCAGCATCATCGCCTTGATTGCAATTGTGCTCATTGGCCGGATCTTTTTCGCCAGTAATTTACAAACCTTTTCAGCTCTTCTGCTCACCTATTTGCTGGTTCTATTCCGCCTTCTGCCCTTTGTCAGCCAGTTAAATACCCAGCGAGGTCAGTTTGCCAATGCCGCTGCAGGGCTTGTTGTGGTTTATGACTTGCTGAGGCGAGATGACAAGCCTTTTATGGTTAATGGTTCGGCCTCTTTTAAATCGATGCAAGAGGGGATTCGCTTTAACCGTCTCTCCTTTGCCTACCCTGGAAGTGCCGAACCCGTTCTTAAAGAGGTAGATTTATTTCTTCCCAAGGGAACAACTCTGGCAATTGTAGGGGCTTCAGGGGCAGGGAAATCCACCCTGGCTGATCTCTTAGCCAGATTCTATGACCCTACGGCTGGCAGTATTGCGATCGATGGGCAAGACCTGCGAGAGTTTGATCTCCACAGCTTGCGGGAGGCGATGGGAATTGTGAGCCAGGATACCTTTCTCTTCAATGATTCTCTCCGTAACAACATTGCCTATGGTCGGGCTGGCACGACAGAAACTGAAGTCATTACTGCGTTGAAGCGGGCTAATCTCTATGACTTTGTGGAGCAATTACCTCAGGGATTAGACACAACGATTGGGGATCGAGGGGTGATGTTATCTGGAGGGCAACGGCAACGGATTGCCATTGCCAGAGCACTCCTGAAAAATCCAGAGATTTTGATTCTAGATGAGGCCACCAGTGCCCTGGATACTGTCTCTGAACAGATGGTTCAAGCTGCGATCGATAACCTCAGTCGCGATCGTACCACCCTCGTTATTGCCCACCGCCTCTCTACGGTCCAGCGGGCTAACCAGATCGCTGTTCTGGATAAGGGGCAGGTGGTCGAAGTCGGTACCCATGAAGAGCTACTCCAGCAAGGGAGCTATTACAAACGCCTCTACGCGATCCAGTTTGCTGCAGAAGCCCAGATTCCGATTCCCAAATCTACAATTCCAACAGAAACCCTGACCAATGCTTCCTACCAGGTCCGTAACTACATGAATTCAGTGTTGGGTTACTTTAATCTGGTATCCAGCGGGATGGTCGAAGACCAGGAAGAACGGTTCGAGCTAACTGAGGAAGCTTATCAGGCCACCATAGAACTCCTGAAAACACTGGAAGTGATTGAAAAGAGTATCAAAAACTAG
- a CDS encoding glycosyltransferase family 4 protein, translating into MQRTKVSVIVSDLSGGGAVRGFLLGQILKHLEYDVEIVGFLFGQALFALPPDQLPIVSTPGCPYPGFFSAIRQTLPKISGDIIYAAKPKPASFGVALLKRLGSSRPVILDMDDWEMSWYGGDDWKYQSGPKQLYRDVFKPNGALHYPDYPLYIRWMEKLVPRANALTVDTEFLKQRFGGVYLPNGKDTTLFNPEPYHPETVRKHLGLSDHRVLMFPGAPRPHKGVEDLLMALDQLNEPDLRLVIVGGSPYDDYDQQLMRRWKRWLIYLPRSPVEKMPEILAAAHIVVVPQRDTLTARSQFPLKLTDGMAMGKPVLSTRVGDIPSILDNTGYLVDPGSPNQLAEMIRKIFQDFNLAIEQGIRARKRCVELYSIDVMAPILSELLSKL; encoded by the coding sequence ATGCAACGCACTAAAGTTTCAGTGATTGTGAGTGATCTTTCTGGGGGAGGGGCGGTTCGGGGATTTTTACTGGGTCAAATTCTCAAGCACCTGGAGTATGACGTTGAGATCGTGGGATTTCTTTTCGGTCAGGCTCTGTTCGCGTTACCCCCAGATCAGCTACCGATCGTCTCTACTCCCGGCTGTCCATATCCTGGTTTCTTCTCAGCTATTCGGCAGACCTTACCCAAGATCAGTGGAGACATCATCTATGCTGCAAAACCGAAGCCTGCCAGCTTTGGGGTTGCCCTTTTAAAGCGGTTAGGGAGTAGCCGACCGGTGATTTTAGATATGGATGACTGGGAGATGAGTTGGTACGGGGGTGATGACTGGAAATATCAGTCCGGTCCCAAGCAACTCTACAGGGATGTGTTTAAGCCCAATGGCGCACTCCATTATCCGGACTATCCCCTTTACATCCGCTGGATGGAGAAACTGGTGCCTCGGGCCAATGCTCTAACTGTAGATACAGAATTCCTGAAGCAACGGTTTGGCGGTGTCTATTTACCGAACGGCAAGGATACAACTCTGTTTAACCCAGAGCCTTATCATCCAGAAACAGTTAGGAAGCATCTGGGACTGTCGGATCATCGCGTTCTTATGTTTCCGGGGGCACCCCGTCCCCATAAAGGGGTAGAAGACTTGCTGATGGCTCTGGACCAATTGAATGAGCCGGATCTGCGCCTGGTGATTGTGGGGGGAAGCCCTTATGATGACTACGACCAACAGTTAATGAGACGCTGGAAACGGTGGCTGATTTATCTACCCCGATCGCCAGTAGAAAAAATGCCAGAGATTTTAGCTGCTGCCCACATTGTGGTGGTTCCCCAACGAGATACCCTAACAGCCCGATCCCAATTTCCGTTAAAGTTGACTGATGGGATGGCAATGGGGAAACCTGTGTTATCGACTCGGGTTGGAGATATTCCAAGTATCCTGGATAACACAGGTTATCTGGTAGATCCAGGAAGTCCGAATCAACTGGCAGAGATGATCCGCAAGATTTTTCAGGATTTTAACCTGGCAATTGAGCAGGGTATCCGGGCCAGAAAAAGATGTGTAGAACTTTATAGCATTGATGTGATGGCTCCTATCCTCTCAGAGCTTCTTTCGAAGCTATAA